The following DNA comes from Flexistipes sp..
ATATACAACTGTGCTTAATATTGGGATATCTTCATGCGTGAAAATCCCGATATTTAGATAAAGTATTGTCAAATAGCACAAGTACAAAAATTTTGGGAGGTTGCTAATGAAAGAATAGTTGAATTATTATATTTATTAGATTATTTTGCACCTTTTAAGGAGGTATCGATGGATTACACATTGTTAAACGAAAACGAAATTGAAAGTTTTCCGGTAAATTTTAACAAAAAACTGCAGAATGCAAAAAATGCTCTAGAAAATCTTAAAAATACTGATGATTTATCATACAAAAATTTCATAAGACCATTTGCAGATATAGTCCATGATTTGCATAAAGAATTTACAAAGTTATCCCACCTGAATTCAGTCAACAATACAAATAAGACTCAGGAAGCTTATAAAAAGACATTGCCGATGGTGACTGAGTTTTTTACCGACGTCTCCCTCGATAGCAAAATTTATCAAATATATGAAAAAATAAATTCAGAAAATAATCTTAGCAAAGTTCAGAAAGTCGTTCTTGAAAAGGGGATTAAAGATTTCAGGCTCGCAGGTGTTCATCTACCGGAAAAAGAAAAAAAGCGTGTCAGGCAGATAAACCTTCGTCTGAGTGAACTGGGCAACAGTTTCTTTCAAAACATACTTGATGATACAGACAAATTCAGTTTAGAAGCTGAAGAATCGGTACTCTCTGAAATGCCGGAATCAGAAAAGCAGGCTGCAAAGAAAGGCGATAAATACATATTTACTCTTCAGATGCCAAGTTTCATAGCATTTATGACATACTGCTCAGACCGTAAATTAAGAGAAAAGATGTACAGAGCATTTATGACAAGGGCTCCTAAAAATGAGGAAATCATAGAGGACATTTTAACTCTCAGATATGAATTATCGCAAATTCTCGGATTTAATAATTATGCAGAATTATCCATTTATGACAAAGCTGCAGACACTGCCGAAGAAGTTATCGGGTTTCAGGAGGACTTAGTAGCAAAATGCAGGCAAAAAGCAGAAAATGATTTTACAGAATTACAGTCGTTTGCACAGAAATATAATGTAAAAAACCTCCAGTCATACGATTTAATGTATTTTTCAGAAAAACTGAAAAAGGAGAAACTGAACTTCAGCGAGGAAGAATTAAGACCGTATTTTGAAAAGAATGCTGTAATTGAAGGACTTTTCACTTTTTTGCAAAAACTTTTCAACATTGAATTTAAACCGGAAAAAGCTGTTCTTTGGCATGAAAAAGCCCGCTGCTACAAGTTATATATTGACGGTGTTGAGCAGGGCACTCTTTTCATGGATATTGAAGCAAGAAAAGGGAAAAAAGACGGAGCGTGGATGAATGACTGGATGACAAAATATATAACAAACAGCGGTGATGTTGTTTTGCCGAAGGCTTTTGTTGTTGCCAACTTCCCCCCTTCTTCCGAAAACAGTCCCTCTCTGCTGAGGCACAGAGATGTGGAAACCCTGTTTCATGAAACAGGGCACGCTTTACACCACCTTTTGAGTAACGTAAAAGAATTTTTCGTAAGCGGAGTAAACGGCATCGAGTGGGATCTGGTGGAATTTCCTTCCCAACTGTTGGAAAATTTTGCTTTTGAACCCGAAATATTAAAAATGTTTGCCAGACATTACAAAACAGGTGAAATTATTCCTGAAAAGCTTATTGAAAAAATTGTAGATAATAAAAACTTTCACTCCGGCATGGGTTTTGTCAGACATTTGGAATTTGGCCTTTTTGATATGTACATTCACATGCGTAAAATGTCAGCGGAAGAAGTGGAAAAAACTCTGGATGAAGTCAGAGACAGAGTTGCCGTAATAAAGCCGCCTGAATATACAAAATTTCAGAATCAGTTTGCCCACATTTTTGCAGGCGGATACGCCGCAGGATACTACAGCTACAAATGGGCGGAAAGACTGAGTGCAAACGCATTTTATGATTTTGTAAATAACAATATATTTGACAATGGTTTTGCTCAAAAATTCTTAGACGAAGTTTTATCTCTGGGCGGCTCAGCTAATTTTGAAAATGTTTATGAGAAATTCTCAGGCAAAGAAATAGATAATGAATCACTTCTCAAACTGCATGGAATTATATGAAAGAAAGGTAATTGAGGTAGTTAAGGTATTTGAGGCAGGTAGAGGTAGTAGAGGTTATATAAATTTTGTAGGTTATTTGTGCTGTGCTTTTCTTTTACAAAATTTCAAGTTCGATTAAAGATTAATTCAAGTTTATCAGCCCTCTCTACCTCTACCTTAACCTAAACCTTGGTTCTCAGCACTGATTTACTCAGAAATATATCCTTCATTTTTAAGTTTTTCATAGTGCGCATTGTGAAGTACCTTTGCCTCTTCGGCATCTTTATAACCGTAGATCATACTTTTAAGGGATCCCTTAATTGCAAAGGCGCCCATGTAAATATGCACAAAAAACATAGCAAGCAGCGCCATCCCAAGAAAAGTATGTATCATTGCTGAAATGCGCAGTGTATCTGTTGTGCCGGCAAAAAAGTACATAATATAGCCGGTTACAGCCATAACAATTCCACCTATAGTGGCAAGCCAGAACCATACCTTCTGACCGGCATTAAATTTATCAGCCTTGATAATTTTTTTGGATTTGCTCAAATATCCGCCCATCACCAAAAACCATTTTATGTCGTAAATTTTAGGTATAGCATCTTTTACCCATAATACAAAAAGAATCAGGGCATCCACGGCAAATATAATGGCTACAAGACCATGAGTATATCTTAAGAATCGTATGAAAGCCCCGCCTCCGAAGAGATTTCCGTAAATCATGGCCAGCCCCGATAAAAGCATAATCACAAAAGTTACAGCAGCTATCCAGTGGATTACCCTTCCCAAAAGGCTGTACCATGGGATTTTCTCTCCACTATGTGCAAATTTGAACGCACCTATTACCAAAAAATGAAGCAGAAAAATCAGAGGGATGGCTATGATAAGCACAGTATAAATATTCTTGAAATATTTTTCCTGTAAAACAGTAAAGGTCTGCCCGTATTTCTGCCAGTCCCCTGTAAAAACTTTATTGAATTCTTTAAAATAAGCTGTACTGGATACAGCACCGTATGATTTAGTAATAGCCGGCTGCTGAGTCTCAGCAAATATAACCATTGCTCCGGCAAGAAAAAGCACAATGAATAAAGCTGTAAATATTTTTTTCATTTTAACGCCCCTTAATTGGTATTACAGAGCAGCATAAAAAAGGAAGACGGCTTAAGCCGCCGCCTTCCTTACTATTTCCTGTCATAAGCTCTGGACCAACCCCAGGCATTCGCTCCTGAACCTCGCTTAAACACCCTTTCTCTGAAAATATTTGCCACTTTGTCACCGTCACCAGCCAAAAGGGCCTTGGTTGCGCACATTCCGGCACAAAGGGGGACTTTACCTTCGGCTATCCTGTTCTGACCGTATAATTGCATTTCTTTGTCACTGAAGTTTTCCACAGGTCCTCCGGCGCAGAATGTGCATTTATCCATAACACCTCTTGCTCCAAAACTGTTCCCCTCAGGGAATTGAGGAGCACCAAAGGGGCAGGCAAAAAAGCAGTAACCACAACCGATACAAGTATCTTTACTCAAATTAACTATGCCGTCGTCCCTCTGATAAAGTGCGTCCACCGGACAAACAGCTATGCAAGGTGCATCAGAGCAGTGCATGCAGGCAACGGAAATACTCTTTTCCCCGGGCTCGCCTTCATTAATGGGTATAACGCGCCTTCTGTTGATACCAACAGGTACGTTATGACCTTCTTTACATGCTATCGAGCAACCGGCGCAATCTATACATCTTTCCACATCACATAAAAATCTCATACGTGCCATAATACCCTCCTAATCCTACGCTTTACTCATTTTGCAAAGACCGGTTTTGGTCTCCTGCATCTGAGTCACAATGTCATAACCGTAATTAGTCACCACATTAGCAGCCTCACCGAGAGCATACGGTTTGGTTCCCTCGGGATATTTACCTGCCCATGAATCACCCATGAAAAAGCCTCCAAAATGAAAAGGCAGAAATATAGTGTACTTATCCACTCTGGATGAAATTTTGGTTTGAACTTTAACTCTTCCGCCATTGGGTGATTCAATCCAGATCATATCTCCATCCCTGAGGCCGTAATTATTAGCGGTCTCTACATTTACTTCAGCATACATTGTCGGCTGAAGTTCAGCCAGATATTTATTGCTCCGGGTTTCAGCACCGCCGCCCATATATTCAACCATACGGCCTGTGGTAAGAATGAGAGGGAACTCTTTGTGCCAGTCGAGTTTTTGCTCACTCTTATACTTCGTAAATACACGGTAGTGATCCGGTTTGTCATCGTATGTGGGATATTTTTTAATCATTTCAGGACTCGGTGAGTGCAGCGGCTCTCTGTGAATCGGCACCGCATCGGGGAAATTCCATACATAGCACCGCGCTCTTGCATTACCAAAAGGTGCCATACCTTTATCAAGAGCATCTTTTATTGTTTTTTGGCTTAAGTCTGTTTTCCAGTTAGTACCAGCAACAACATATTCGAAATAATAATCACCACTAAAATCCGGCTCTTCAGGTGAAACTTCACCTTCTAACTTAAACTCGGCATATCCTCCGTCAGCTTCACTTCCCGGCATAGTTGTACCAGGAGCAGCAAGCTGATTCTCTTTTTTGCCGTCAGGATAGGTGTATTCTGTTCCAAACCTTGCTCTAAAAGGAAGACCGCCTTTTTTAACCGGCTTTGACATATCGTACAGTATAGGAGTTCCGGGGTGCTCCTCCGTCCAGCACGGCCAGGGAAGTCCATAGTACTCACCGTCGCACGGGCCGCCTCTTGCTTCAAGTGTTACTACGTCAAAGGTATGCCAGTTATCCGTATGTTTCTTAATCCTTTCAGGCGTCTGACCGTTGTAACCTATTGTCAATGAGCCTTTATTGAGCTCCCTTGTGGCATCTTCAGGTACCGTTTTAATGTTTTTGTAAAACTTATCTGCAAAACCGAATCTGTCCACCAGTTCAGCCAAAATTGTATAGTCATCCTTTGAGTCGTATACCGGATCTACAACTTTATAGCGCCATTGGATGCCTCTCTGGCTGCTGGTAACACTTCCACTGGTTTCAAACTGACTGGTTGTCGGAAGCAGATAAACGTTATCTTTGTCCGATGCCACGGCTGTCATTGTGGGGAAAGGGTCAATAATAACTACCATATCAAGTTTATCCAGAGCTTTCTTAAGTTTATGATACTGTGACTGAGAGTTTGACGAGCATCCCCAGAAAACAACCGCCTTCAACGGCGTATACTGGGTAATTTCATCATCCTGAATTGCTCCTTCGTACCACCTGGATAGAGTAAATCCCGGTTTACCCATATATTCATCATTGTGAAAACGGGATTTTATCCATTCATAATCCACATCCCACACTCTGCTCCAGTGCTTCCATGCACCGTCCGAAAGACCGTAATAAGCAGGAAGTGAATGGGAGAGCACACACATATCCGTGGCACCCTGAACATTGTCATGACCGCGGAAGATATTGGCACCGCCGCCTGCAACTCC
Coding sequences within:
- a CDS encoding M3 family metallopeptidase — encoded protein: MDYTLLNENEIESFPVNFNKKLQNAKNALENLKNTDDLSYKNFIRPFADIVHDLHKEFTKLSHLNSVNNTNKTQEAYKKTLPMVTEFFTDVSLDSKIYQIYEKINSENNLSKVQKVVLEKGIKDFRLAGVHLPEKEKKRVRQINLRLSELGNSFFQNILDDTDKFSLEAEESVLSEMPESEKQAAKKGDKYIFTLQMPSFIAFMTYCSDRKLREKMYRAFMTRAPKNEEIIEDILTLRYELSQILGFNNYAELSIYDKAADTAEEVIGFQEDLVAKCRQKAENDFTELQSFAQKYNVKNLQSYDLMYFSEKLKKEKLNFSEEELRPYFEKNAVIEGLFTFLQKLFNIEFKPEKAVLWHEKARCYKLYIDGVEQGTLFMDIEARKGKKDGAWMNDWMTKYITNSGDVVLPKAFVVANFPPSSENSPSLLRHRDVETLFHETGHALHHLLSNVKEFFVSGVNGIEWDLVEFPSQLLENFAFEPEILKMFARHYKTGEIIPEKLIEKIVDNKNFHSGMGFVRHLEFGLFDMYIHMRKMSAEEVEKTLDEVRDRVAVIKPPEYTKFQNQFAHIFAGGYAAGYYSYKWAERLSANAFYDFVNNNIFDNGFAQKFLDEVLSLGGSANFENVYEKFSGKEIDNESLLKLHGII
- a CDS encoding formate dehydrogenase subunit gamma, giving the protein MKKIFTALFIVLFLAGAMVIFAETQQPAITKSYGAVSSTAYFKEFNKVFTGDWQKYGQTFTVLQEKYFKNIYTVLIIAIPLIFLLHFLVIGAFKFAHSGEKIPWYSLLGRVIHWIAAVTFVIMLLSGLAMIYGNLFGGGAFIRFLRYTHGLVAIIFAVDALILFVLWVKDAIPKIYDIKWFLVMGGYLSKSKKIIKADKFNAGQKVWFWLATIGGIVMAVTGYIMYFFAGTTDTLRISAMIHTFLGMALLAMFFVHIYMGAFAIKGSLKSMIYGYKDAEEAKVLHNAHYEKLKNEGYISE
- the fdh3B gene encoding formate dehydrogenase FDH3 subunit beta — encoded protein: MARMRFLCDVERCIDCAGCSIACKEGHNVPVGINRRRVIPINEGEPGEKSISVACMHCSDAPCIAVCPVDALYQRDDGIVNLSKDTCIGCGYCFFACPFGAPQFPEGNSFGARGVMDKCTFCAGGPVENFSDKEMQLYGQNRIAEGKVPLCAGMCATKALLAGDGDKVANIFRERVFKRGSGANAWGWSRAYDRK
- a CDS encoding molybdopterin-dependent oxidoreductase translates to MPSKKLLKKGDFSGSSTKTINYNFDRRTFLKFSTATAALAGLSTMPSVVKKSSAANAKSPYPKSEIIRTVCTHCAVACGVYAEVQNGVWLRQEIAQDHPISRGGHCCKGASAIDMVKSEKRLKRPLKKVNGKWQKISWKQVLDEVSEKLMKLRKENGPDSVMWIGSAKVSNEMAYLQRKLAAFWGTNNIDHQARICHSTTVAGVANTWGYGAMTNSMNDIRNSKCIFMIGSNAAEAHPISMQHILYAKEVNNAPVIVVDPRFTKTAAKATDFVQIRSGTDTAYVMGLINVILENGWEDKDFIRRRVSGFEQLKKEAKNYPPEVVSEVTGVPAEDIKRVAKILAQNRPGTIIWCMGGTQHSIGSSNTRAYCILQLVLGNMGVAGGGANIFRGHDNVQGATDMCVLSHSLPAYYGLSDGAWKHWSRVWDVDYEWIKSRFHNDEYMGKPGFTLSRWYEGAIQDDEITQYTPLKAVVFWGCSSNSQSQYHKLKKALDKLDMVVIIDPFPTMTAVASDKDNVYLLPTTSQFETSGSVTSSQRGIQWRYKVVDPVYDSKDDYTILAELVDRFGFADKFYKNIKTVPEDATRELNKGSLTIGYNGQTPERIKKHTDNWHTFDVVTLEARGGPCDGEYYGLPWPCWTEEHPGTPILYDMSKPVKKGGLPFRARFGTEYTYPDGKKENQLAAPGTTMPGSEADGGYAEFKLEGEVSPEEPDFSGDYYFEYVVAGTNWKTDLSQKTIKDALDKGMAPFGNARARCYVWNFPDAVPIHREPLHSPSPEMIKKYPTYDDKPDHYRVFTKYKSEQKLDWHKEFPLILTTGRMVEYMGGGAETRSNKYLAELQPTMYAEVNVETANNYGLRDGDMIWIESPNGGRVKVQTKISSRVDKYTIFLPFHFGGFFMGDSWAGKYPEGTKPYALGEAANVVTNYGYDIVTQMQETKTGLCKMSKA